The DNA sequence GGTGAATATGGGCGCCCGACGCTGGTCCACACGAGATGGCGGTGAGGGTACAAAACGCTAAACTAAGTTCCGCCACGGCACAGGTGTCAAGATGCGCCCGCCGCACcactttatgtggcccactgCATGAAATAGCGTGTCTACTTCGTGTTTCTTGCTCAATGGGTTGGTTCTTTTCTTTTGGTACCAAAATTGCACTTTTTCTTcactcttcatttttttttcttcaccaaaTCCCTTCTGAACTAAAATGGAACAGCAGTTTTACACTTAAATATTTACATACCATAATTTtgcatgacttctgattttaaaatgaatttgttgTTAACAATATACACTACTTAGGGAACAAATTGCGATATTGTACTTTTAAAGGGGaacatttcaggatgaacctaaaatacaTTCTAATCTTTAAATCCCTGTGAACTGAAACTTGACCAAACAATTCATCAACAGTACCTTGCCAACAGCAATTTGTGCCAAAAGTACTGAAATATTGACCAGTTGAAAATTCTAAAGTTTAAAAAAGGTCAAATAAAGTTCACCGTCAAAGGTTATAGTGCTTTTAAGGTTCATCCTGAATTTTCACCTGAACGCCGACTGTCCCTAACATTTGGTAACTAGTGTATGTAAGTACTGCGTAACTATCAATTGCAGGGGCATCAGTGTGCATATGCAGTATTGTGAAGAGGTGATGAAGAGGTGATTGCATGATTTTCACAGTCGTAACGGCCATAAAGGGAAAGcgtaactgcgatgtggcccttgacaaaaatgaaattgacacccGTGCTCCGTGGCAATTTACGATGTTCGCGACATGACAGCGAGACGCCGTGCGGTGATGAGGTCACGGCATCTGTAGGCACCAGATAAGCCGCTCGCTGGCGTCTAGGCGAACATGGTGAGGGAGAGCCACTGCAGGAAACAGGAAGCGGCGACACATGAGCAACAGGAAGTGAGCGAGCGGTTAGCACATTTCCTGTTACCTGGGAGAAGTTGAGTGTGATGACGCCGTCTGCGTCCGTGTCCATGATCTTGAATGTTTCTGTCGAAGCAACGAGGGCAGCGAGGTCAGAgcgaggcgggggggggggggggggggagtcaggGAGTCAGGGACAACACTCACTGAACATGGACTCCAGGCGGACGAGACAAGTGACGAAGTTGTCGAAGTCGACGGCCATGTCTTCCTCGGTGTATCGCAGGATGATGAGCTGGAACAGGTGATTGGTCAGCTTGAAGCCTGCCGCGAGTAGGCAAAAGTTAGCGCGCGTGTGACGACTGAGCGAGCGCGCACTCGGACACGCGTCGCACCTGCGGACTCCAGTGCCATCCTCATCTCGTAGGAGCTCATGGTTCCCGACTTGTCCAGGTCGTAGTTCCTGAATACGGTCTGCCCACGAGCAAGGAGAGTGCATTTGATTCCACAGTGAgccatgtgtgcgtgcgtgtgagaaAGTTTACCAGGTAGCGTTTAATCTTCTCCCACAGCACGTGGAACTCGACCAAGCCCAGCTTCCCACTGCCGTCGGACTGCGACGACGTTGAGGAAAGCACAAGTTGGGGACTCGACTCGACCTCAAAACCCGAAAGGAGACGGGAGCGTCCCTGAGCAAAGATGGCGGCAAGGATACGTCCATGAGATTGATCATGCTGCGACACGCCTCTTTGGTGAAGCCGTCCGTCTTGAGGTCTTTGTCTGTTCCCACGGAAACCATGTTCATGTCCATGCGCGTGAGCTGAAGGAGCGCCGATAATGTACTTACGCTTGCTGATGATGCGGTTCAGGATGGTCTGCAGCTCGTTGATGCTGATCTCCATGTCCTCCACGGCGCAGGCACACACGAGACAACAGTAACGGCTTTGTCACGTCAAAGGTCAGACAGGGAACAGAAGGAAGGAGGGGGATATGGGCTTACCGCACCGGCAAGCTGTCGGAAGAGACTCTTGAAGCCGGCGTCAATCTGACTCTCGTCCAAATAGTTCTGCAAGGACAAGAAAAGCCTTGACGCTGAGATGGCAGCGCGACGAGGACGTTCTCCCAGTTGCCGCTGCGCTCTCCTCACCTCGCTCGGAAGCTCCGCCGCCACGTCGTCATCCAGCTCCCTGACACGCAAAGACTTCACGTTAGCGAGCGGCCACGTTCGCGAGGGGGCGACAAAGCGTTACTCACTCGGAGTCGGCAGGCTtctcggagaaaacccgcagGACGAAGTCGGCCTCCTTGTGGGGCTCAAAGGTGGACGGCACGATGACGTACTCGCCGGCCGGCAGACGCAGACGCGAGCTGACCTCCCTCAGGTTGATGAAGAGCTCGGAGCGAGCGCTCGAAGCGTGCGACAGGAAGAAGTTCTGCTTCAAGTGGACCCGCGTCTGCCCTTTAGCCTGAGAGGGAGGTCGGTTAGCGCCACCATTCTGCTTTGATGCAAAGAACCCGATTGGAAAGCGCATACCTCGTTGGGAACCTGCAAATAGAGGAATCGATGAGATGACAGAGCAGGAATTACGCACGGGAGCTTTGCGGGCGAACACCGACCTCGTAGACGGCGAAGCCGATGGTCTCCATGTCTTTGCCTTCCCGCCGCTTCTTCCTGCGGTCCTTCTGCATGAGCGCCACCAGGAAGCTGCAATCCGACATGCCGGGCGCGTCGGGGTTCTGCAGCAGCAACTTGAACTGCGGATTCAGCCAAAAGGTCGCTGGACAGGAGAGGTCAAAAGTCAGCGTCGCTTTTTAAAGCCCCACACTCCCGAGCCTTTCCCTACCCGGATAGTTCCGGCAGCCTCCGGCCGTGCTGCCCCGTCTCCACTCGCCGGGATACAGCGACGAGCTCCACGTCTTCATCTGGCTGTTCTGGAGGGCGTCGGCTGTCAGGTTGCAGATTTCCAGACGGCTGAACTCACGCAGGAAGTCGCTGAAGGACAACCTGCGGCGGGGGCGGGGCCGTGGGCCATGAGAAACGAGCGCATTTCACGGAGGCAAACGGAAGCGGACTCACCAGAATTCGCCGTCCTCGCTGCGGTTTTGTAGCCGAGCGCGGACGCCACGGTCCACGCCGTCCCATTCTCGAGAACTGTACGGGAAAAGATTCAGGCGAATGGAATCCACCAGCAGGGAAAACCTCGGAAGGTCTGCTTCCATAATCCTATAACGTAACTGCCCCATTCCCAGACTCTCAGTTGAGCCTGAGGCTTCACACGTTTACATGAGGCATCACGTTTTCCAACACgagaggtgtgtgtgtctcactTGTCGCTCCAAGCGCCGGTCCACTCTACCTCCCCCCACGGGTTCCTGATGCGGACCAGCTTGGTCAGGTTTCCACGGAAGACCACCTAAGGGACACGGTGGAACGCGGTCAGATCGgacagagagacacacacacaccgccacCGTGACGCTCTCTCACCTCATCCAAGCCCGTGACGGAGTAGGCGTGGCCCTTGACCAGCTTCTTGAAGGTGACCGCCTCCATGTCTCTGGAGCTGGTGATCTGACGTCAAAAACAACAGAGGTGGGAGGaggtcacatatgtgcaagtcagaAGTCTAAACCTTCGAGTCTCTGGCAAGtaccaagttactgtggcaaaaaacaAGCAAGGCAAGTTATTACTCGGGTTAAGCATGTCACAAGTCAAACGTAAGTCTCAAGTCTGAAGTCCAAGCAAGTATCGAGTTACAGTGGCAAAAAGGAAGTAAGGTAGTAAACTGGAGCCCCCggtaaatttcaagcaagtcaagccattacagtgaacccccgctattcgtACAAATTAACTGACACCCTCAAAAAGGTtggtaattgcctatagatgccacaaagcATTACTTACGTTGAACTAAAACTcctcaaatcacttcaacataatgcCTTGGCATCAAGTTGTCACGAAAAGCAGTACTGTTATTACAGTATAACAGATTGAATCTTAACTGTTGACATTTCAATATTTAACAGCATTAAATATACTGTTGACTATAAACACgctttaaaacagaaaaatacatacacTGGTTTAGTGCTGAGCTACATCGTAAACCTATCGAAAATGTCGCAAATGTACATTAGTGTTTGTCCAAATGAATGAACGAGAAGTTGATGAAGTCAAGTCAATTTAGATTACATTAGATTACAGGCAGAtctgccacatccaatatggcaaCCACACTGACGTACCGCAGCGCGAGGCCAAC is a window from the Phycodurus eques isolate BA_2022a chromosome 23, UOR_Pequ_1.1, whole genome shotgun sequence genome containing:
- the capn1 gene encoding calpain-1 catalytic subunit isoform X3, which codes for MTTWRRSFRARTIWTRVRLTPASRVSSDSLPDMEISINELQTILNRIISKHKDLKTDGFTKEACRSMINLMDSDGSGKLGLVEFHVLWEKIKRYLTVFRNYDLDKSGTMSSYEMRMALESAGFKLTNHLFQLIILRYTEEDMAVDFDNFVTCLVRLESMFKTFKIMDTDADGVITLNFSQWLSLTMFA
- the capn1 gene encoding calpain-1 catalytic subunit isoform X1, whose amino-acid sequence is MVELICATGVAAQLRSHRDRQEGLGQNDNAIKFLGQDYESLRARCLQSGKLFEDSLFPCAPSSLGFKELGASSSKTYGVRWTRPTELCKRPAFIVDGATRTDICQGALGDCWLLAAIASLTLNDTLLHRVVPHGQSFEQGYAGIFHFQFWQFGEWVEVVIDDRLPVKDGKLLFVHSVEGGEFWSALIEKAYAKLNGCYEALSGGSTSEGFEDFTGGVTEMFELSKPPSDLFSVMGRAIERGSLLGCSIDITSSRDMEAVTFKKLVKGHAYSVTGLDEVVFRGNLTKLVRIRNPWGEVEWTGAWSDNSREWDGVDRGVRARLQNRSEDGEFWLSFSDFLREFSRLEICNLTADALQNSQMKTWSSSLYPGEWRRGSTAGGCRNYPATFWLNPQFKLLLQNPDAPGMSDCSFLVALMQKDRRKKRREGKDMETIGFAVYEVPNEAKGQTRVHLKQNFFLSHASSARSELFINLREVSSRLRLPAGEYVIVPSTFEPHKEADFVLRVFSEKPADSEELDDDVAAELPSENYLDESQIDAGFKSLFRQLAGADMEISINELQTILNRIISKHKDLKTDGFTKEACRSMINLMDSDGSGKLGLVEFHVLWEKIKRYLTVFRNYDLDKSGTMSSYEMRMALESAGFKLTNHLFQLIILRYTEEDMAVDFDNFVTCLVRLESMFKTFKIMDTDADGVITLNFSQWLSLTMFA
- the capn1 gene encoding calpain-1 catalytic subunit isoform X2, encoding MVELICATGVAAQLRSHRDRQEGLGQNDNAIKFLGQDYESLRARCLQSGKLFEDSLFPCAPSSLGFKELGASSSKTYGVRWTRPTELCKRPAFIVDGATRTDICQGALGDCWLLAAIASLTLNDTLLHRVVPHGQSFEQGYAGIFHFQFWQFGEWVEVVIDDRLPVKDGKLLFVHSVEGGEFWSALIEKAYAKLNGCYEALSGGSTSEGFEDFTGGVTEMFELSKPPSDLFSVMGRAIERGSLLGCSIDITSSRDMEAVTFKKLVKGHAYSVTGLDEVVFRGNLTKLVRIRNPWGEVEWTGAWSDNSREWDGVDRGVRARLQNRSEDGEFWLSFSDFLREFSRLEICNLTADALQNSQMKTWSSSLYPGEWRRGSTAGGCRNYPATFWLNPQFKLLLQNPDAPGMSDCSFLVALMQKDRRKKRREGKDMETIGFAVYEVPNEAKGQTRVHLKQNFFLSHASSARSELFINLREVSSRLRLPAGEYVIVPSTFEPHKEADFVLRVFSEKPADSEELDDDVAAELPSENYLDESQIDAGFKSLFRQLAGHGDQHQRAADHPEPHHQQAQRPQDGRLHQRGVSQHDQSHGLRRQWEAGLGRVPRAVGED